Below is a window of Arabidopsis thaliana chromosome 2, partial sequence DNA.
CAGTCCAGCCCCTAGGCTACCCTGTTTCAAACTTATTACCTAGTGTCTGGTGACTCTACGATTCAAACCTAAAGCCAACAGAAGTGTGTTTTCTCGACACACTTTTTCCATTATTCTTGTACTACTTCTAATGGTCTATCATTggattattaaaatttgcacATACAGCACAAGACCTGCTACTGGGATAAGAAAACACACCTGTGACTGAAGGAGACcaccaaatatatattgaataagTGTTGTCTCTTGGGCGCGAGGAGGCACCACTTTTTCTCCACCAAATTCGTCGAGGCAAACAGATTGCATCATATCAATTGCAAACCTAAATCAcatgaaatttaaaagcaTTAGCTGACAGAATGACAGAAACTCCACCGCTAGATTACACCAACAAGGAACAATAGCTGACCTCATCAACTCATGAGCATCCTCCTGTCTCCCATACCCAAGATTTCCACCAATATTAGGCAGCCGCGAGATAATGTTCATTGGTGAAAAAGGAAACCGGCTATAGTTTGCTCTGTCAAGATGATTTTCAAATTCGCATAAGAAGCACCAATCATTTCGCCTACCTGTTAACcaaaacatagaaataaaattgatatgCATACAGGAAATTCAATTAGAAGAGTTGTGAAGCATTGAAATTTCTCGAAGAAACTATTACATTCTCTTTTGTGGCCTCTCTCCAGAAGGTAAGCAACAAGAGGGCGTGTCCAGGAAAGGCATTGTAGAACCACATTAGCGAAACAACTGAAAGAGTATTGACATaacagaaaaaggaaatcattaaaaagaattaaattGGTGCGTTAAAGCTACACTAGAAACCAGATGAACAAAAACCTGTTTCCACAATTGGTGAGCCCACAAGGAGCCATTATTGGTCTGTCCCAGTTATAATATCTAACAAAACTTTCGTATGGGAAAAGAACCTGCAGAATAATGCAAACAAGATTCAGACTTGCATGACGAAAACAATCAAGAGAGTGTCAAACATCAGATTACTAAAACGAGGACCATTACATCTGTTGGCTTGAGGGTAGCTTTGCTTTGGCTCTGTTGAGGAACCAATGCAATCCTAGTCTTCTTAGAAGCAGATCTATTCCCAAACAGAGAAGCTTCGAAATCGATATCATCTCTTCTCACTGGTGATGAGTCAGTACTCCGAAACCCCTTGCATTTTAGTTTATGTCCTGATTTCCAATCTGACGTTTGGCATGCCGCAGAGCTAGTACCAAAGAACAGAGgcaaaaaaagaaccaaattcaaaaaacaGATCCACCAAAATcctaaaaatccaaactttcaAAGCAAGACTATTCTgtaaaaaacattagaaactAACAATGGAAGCACGAGCTAAACAATTGGTCCAATTCTATCTCCAGCTACATCTAAATCAAATCCCAAAGCCCTAATCACATAggcaaaaaggaaaagaatttacaaaacaGATGCAACTAAAAtcctaaaaatcaaaactttcacaAGCAAAACTGTTCACTCTTCTATCTCCAGCTACGTCCAAATCAGAAtctaaaaaccctaataagGAGCAAACTTGAATCTTTTCAACATACCAGTATCTCACAGATTTGCAGCGAGAGCACTTTTTGGTAGTAGCCTTCCCACAGACAGAACATTCAGCCGTGTCGGAAACCATGAAATCTCGGCGATGGTCTCTATCGAAACCACCGGAGCCACCACCGACCTCGAAGTACTTGGCTGCCGTTCTTTTAACAAAGTAGAGAAGACCGATAGAGACAAAGAAGAGCGTCAATATAAGCTGCGTGAAGGAATTCAGATCCACAAATAATCCAACTTCATGCATCTAATTCCCTCTCGAACATCGATCTTcgtttttcttcctcttctcttctcagaTTCGATTCGGAGATGCCAAAGAGAATCaacctcctctgttttttctttgctctGTGTTTTATAGAGTtaaagagagaatgagagaatGGGCcaattaaaatctttgttcACATGGGGCCTTTTgggtaattaattatttttggacaattattttcctttttatttattaatcatttgttttttgtctttactttttttctttgtaatttagTTAATTTACAGTTATTACAGGCCAACTACTATTTTTCTGGATTTTTTTCCATTATGAAAAAGTTAATGTTAATGATTATTAGATACTACTACATTGTGTGATATACAATTCAATAGATAAGTGTTCTTTCTAGAAAAGGttagtagttttttttggcaatCATATGTAAAATACATTGTTGAATTATAATCGAATTCACTCTGATTGTGTTTGaaacctcaaaaaaaaaaaaaaaaaaaaagagattcaatccattaataataatattctttttgtCTAATGGTTAAAATTGTATGAGTACTACCAGGCTTTGGACTCCTAAaattcaacttttgttttgttttataaccTGAATAATGAGAAATCGaaatacatttgtttttgggttgCTAGTtacacattaattaaaaagtaactTCATGATTGGTAGcccaatcaaaatatattttagataacAAATTTgtgataatttttttgttaattactaATATCACAAAACTCATATTGATATTAAACATCCAAGAAACTTAGTTACGACTTTGGTAAATTGTTATCAACCTACTTGAATCGGTTTAACAattctttcagatttttgtttttctaaacaaaCTAAGTAACTAACAATTCTTTTAGATATAACGCTGAAAATAacttaaattaaatagaaaatcatatatccttaaaaaaattgaatttctaTTACAGTTATAATTTGGATATCAGTGACTTGTCCCAACTGTATCAAGAAtataactataatattttgagatttttacaactttttcttttgattcacATTCATCTTCAATATTAGTTAAGTTATTCTATCACACTCCTCATATGTACATCTCATCATATTATGTCTTTTGTTGGTATCTTTATTTTGTGCGGTAAAAATCTTCACAAAATGTTTTAGTCACTAATTTAAACTGATAAAGTTGAACTCTCCTTTTCTTTGCTAAACAAACATTCACAAATCCCACACCGTAAGGCCAATGATCATACAATTACAACATACTTAGAAAACATACTACAATAGTACAATTAGACCTTAAGAGTTATATCTTACCAAATAAAAGAGTCAAACATTGATTCATTTCAATATTACACTCATAtacattttcatttgattGCTAGCTTCACCTTGGAGCAGAACTTAAGGACGcaacttgtttcttcttcccaaaTCAGTTCCAACATGATGGATTCGTTTGCCTTCACACCGTTAGCTTGGATGAATCCTTTCCAGCCTCCTACCATTCCcagtctttttcttttgtagtccACCAACCGCAGAGTCGTTAACCACTTCATACCATGTTTATCCAACAGAGTCattttagtttcttcattgataCCATTCATCCTCGTGAAGGGTATCGGAAGACGCTGAAACAAAGATTCAcacaaaagattcaaatttgatgGACTGTAAAAAGACAATGGCTTGGAGTTTTGAAACTAACCAGTGCAGAACGTAGGATGTTATAAGGTGTAAGATTTAATGTCACAAATCGGTTTTCGGATGGTGAAGACGAAGCTTTCCATATCATTCTAcccttcttttcctttcttcttgaGATTTTCTCGTTGTGGCTACTCTCTTCATGGCTTTCTTGATCTGTCGAAAGAGACTCTACTTCATTAGCTTCTGAgcacacttcttcttctggctCGTTGGAGAGCAAACATAGAACAAGAGTTCCACTTTTCTTAATCAGTTTGAAAGTAATGATACTTCCAGCTCTTAGTCCATTGGCACTACAGAAACTTCTCCATCCTCGTCTGATGAGGGAAGTTCCGCATGATTTCTTTAGTTTCAAATCTAAAGTCCATGATTTGCCCTTTTCATTCATCAGAATCATCTCTCCACGTCTTTTGTCTACACCATTTTCCCTCATAAAACGCTTTGGAAGATACTGGAACAATACaaaataagtttaatatatttcagACACTAGTATGAGAGTTTCTTTTGGGATTCAAATTAAGAGTCGAATACCAGTGTGTCATAGCGTAGAGTCGAAGGCGCAACATTAGCCACAAAACAAGAGGGATCTAGTGAACAAGACTCTGCCCCTTTGGGTAACAAACGTAGAACAAGAGTTCCTCCTCTTTTGATCAGTTTGAAAGTGTAGATATCTCCAGCTTGAAGTCCATTGGCATCACAAAAACTCACCCACCCTCCTCTAACATAAACTGTTCCGCATGATGGCTTTTGTCTCAAGTTAAAATTCCATGATCTGCCCTTTTCATTCATCAGAACAATCTTTCCAGATCCGACTACACCATTTTCCCTCACAAAACCCATTGGAAAAAGCTGAAAAATTCATTATAAAACAACATGAATTCATAGTTTAATTTGGAATTCAAATTTAAGAGTAGAATACCATTAAGTCATAACGTAGACTCGAAGGCGCCACATTAGCCGAAAAACAAGAAGGATCTAGTGAAGAAGACTTTGCTTCTCCatttggattcttcttcttctctgaaaaagaatagatactAAGTGTTACATAGTTAAACTGGTTCTCTCTACTAACTGATCCATATTCCAAACTCAGACCACATTTCTTGAAGAGTCAGAGACAGAACACAACTTACCGAGGTTTCTCTCCTCGTCTGAACACGAACCATATTGGATCTCACAACAACTAGGTCCCAACATTGTAACGTGGAAAGacatatctctctcttgtcTGAAAACAACAATGTCACCGATTCGAAGATCATGTGAGAGAGCAAACTCTTTCCAACCGTCAGTGAGTCTCTGTCCATCTATCTTCACTTCCCAAGTTATCTTTGACGCATCTGATCTCAGCTCCGCCGTCTTCTGCTCATATCTTCCTTCTATATTCTTCAAGAAGAAGGCTACAGGTATTCTCTGAAAGAACATGCAAATAAAAACCTGACTCATCTTTAGCTTCTCAGATAGACAGAGAAAGATATagaagaagggaaagagagcgagagagagactgAGAGTACCAAGTGGGTGTGGAAGCCAGGAAGAAGAGGCTTGAAGAAATGTTGATTCGccattttcaaaatcttgagAAGTCCTAAATCTTCCAAAGTCTACAGTACAGCTTCTTGAAGGAAAGAGTGTGATAAATCTCAACTTGAAGATGACAGTATGTTGGTGTTCTTGGAATTATGAGAGACCATTGATTCTCAAGAAGAGACTGTTGAAGTGACTTTTTGGTGAAAGTCTTTAATATGGATATTTATTGTGGTTAAACGGTCTGGTTCGGTTCAGATGTTTCAGAATTCCTATGTATTGGTTTGGAATTTTTTTGACCGAAGTATACCGAAAGTAAAGTTCGGCTCGGTTCAGTTTTAATAGCATAAATTTAGGTTTAATTTCAAGATAATATACAATTGTTGTCAAATTGGAACCAAAAACCAATTTCGGGTCGGTTTACTGTAAGAGAgagttcaaaattttcaataattttcaattaaatttaagataaaaattgGTAACTTCAATTAAATTAGAATAATCGTTTGGTAATTTCAGTTTGGTAGCTCTAAACCGAACTGAGTACCAAAGTATTACTACAGTAACTTTTATTGAGTTTACTCAATAAATCTAATCGATTAATTCTAACCGAATTAGCTAAACTTCTTTTTGGTATATGCGTAAGCctatttcacattttttctttcacatattGTAGAGCAAAAGACTCCAAGACATTTCATGTAAACAACAACAGATTCTTTTGCTAGAAATAACAAACTGATTATAAGATAATATACAGCCTAAGAATTTAAGGAACTAATGGACAAATCTAAACGTTTCTATTCTAATCTTTTTACATAAGCCAACTAAAAACTTACACGCCTAGGCCTAAATATTTACATGTCATCTATTcctaattaacatttttgtatatagtCTCCACAGAAGAGAACTTGAGTACCggagttgttgttgtatctTGTTCATTAACAAACTCCAAAGTAAAAGTCTGTCCTAACTTCACGCCATTAGCCTCACAAAAGCCTTCCCAACCATTTCCTAAAGCGAGAGTTCCATCTAGCGACAACATATATCCCGGCCATTCGACTCCGTTTTCACCCAAAAGAGTTATCTTCCCAAGTTTGTTGTTGATGCCATTAGCCTTCATGAACTGACTTGGAAGAATCTGCAAAAGATTTCAACAAACACATCTCTCATTACCATTTATAATTcaacaacagaaacaagaaatagTTTGACCAAGTTACCAGTTTACAGGCTGTAACATCTTCTGGTGTAAGTGCTAATGTCACGAATCTGTTTACGATTGTTGGGGAGGATGAATCTCTACTTTTTGGTTCTAAAAAAATGGACTCTTCCTTGTTAGATTTAGAACTGCTAAACTTTGTACGTAACAAACTGAGCACAGGATTTGTGTCTTCCCATATTAACTCCATCGTAAAGGAGTCGCCTGACTTTAAGTCTTTTGTATCAGCAAACTCTTTCCAACCCTTTCCCAAACTCATTGTTCCTTTCTTGTCCCGTTTAACCGTTGTCAGCCACTTCCTACCATCTGTATCCAATAGATATATCGTTCCAGGCTGGTTAATATTGTTCTCCCTTGCAAATTGCGCTGAAAGAAtctagaaaacaaattgatacTCTTATTATGTGATAAAACCAGTAAGagtaaaatagagaaaaaaactaattctCTGAAGCAAGAGTTGTTTGATAAACTGACCAGCCTATTTTTTCCGACACAGGTTGGTGTAATTGTAAAtgttacaaattgtttttggcACGATGGATTTAAATCTCTCCCTTTTAGATGATTCCTCTCTTTATCCACTGTCCTGATCTTCTTCATGAATTGACTTGGAAGAATCTGCAAAAGATTTGAACCAACACATCTCTCATTATCAGTTATGATTTCAAGAGAGAAACTATCTCACCTCTGAAAAACAAGAGTAGTTTGATGAAGTTACCAATTTACAGGCTTTAACATCTTCAGGTGTGAGTGCTGGAGTCACGATTCGGTTTTTGATTGTTGGGGATGATTCTCTGGTTTTATGTTCTGAGGAAATTGACTCTTTCTCGTTAGCTTTTGAACTCCTAAACTCGGTACGTAACAAACTGAGCATAGGAGTTGTGTCTTCCCATACTAACTCCATCGTAAAGGATTCGCCTAACTTAAAGTCATTTGCTTCAGCAAATTCTTTCCAACCTTTTCCCAAACTCATTGTTCCTTTCTTATCTCGTTGAAGGCTTATCAGCCACTTTGTACCATCTGTATCCAGCAGATATATCATTCCAGGCTTGTCAATATTGTTCTTCCTTGCAAATTGTGGGGAAAGAATCtggaaaaaatatgaaacgAGGGTAAAATTAATAACCTCTTGTTATGGGATAAAACCAGTAAGAGTAAATGAGTTGTTTGATAAACTTACAAgtctatctttttttatagAGGAAGGTGTAATTGTTAATGTCACAAAGTGTTTTTGGCTTGATGGAGTTAAATATGTCCCTCTCAGATATTTCCTCTCTCCATCCACTGATTTGCTCTCTTCTTTgtcatttttctctttgctGTTGTCATCTTTGATGTTCACGTCTTTCCTGATTTTTTTACATGTGCTAGGTTCTATTGGAAGAGACTTTTTCTGGTTTGTTTCAGATCGCCCTCCTCCTGCTTCTCTGTCAATGCTACAGTCTGCAGGACACAAGCTAAGAACAGGAGTTTGGTCTTCCCAAATCAACTTTAGCGTGAAGGAGTCACCTGTCTTTAAGCCATTatctttaacaaaatcttTCCAGCCGTGTCCCAAAGACATGGCACCATTTGCTTTGTCGAATAACAAATTCGTCTGCTGCTTTATACCGTCTTTTCCCAACAGAGTAATCCTCCCCGGCTTGTTGATGCCATTCTCCCTCGTGAATACCTTTGGGAGACGCTGTTGAAGATTTCAGTTAAAGCAAAATAGTTTATCAAAACCATATCAAAGTACAATAAACTAACAACCACTAAACAAGAGTCATTTGATAAACTTACCAATCTATCACTGGAAGGTGTAATTGTTATtgttacaaattgtttttggcTTGATAGAGTTGAATCTCTACTTTTCAGATGAtccttctttctctcccaTGACATGTTCTCCTCTTTGTCATTGTTGCTGATTTTGTCCCTGTTGCTAGGATCTATGAAAAGAGAATGTTTCTCGATAGCTTTTGAAATCTCTTCCTGCTCTCTGTCACTGTTAGATTCTGGACTACACAAACTAAGCACAGGAGTTGTTTCTTCCCATATCAACTTGAGTGTGAAGCCCGTCTCTAAGCTGTTTGCTTTAACAAACTCTTTCCAACCCTTTCCCAAAGACATTGTTCCTTTACTGTCCAGCAGAAGACTTGTCAACCACTTTCTACCATGTTTATCCAAAAGACATATCTCCCCAGGCTTGTTGATGCCATTTTCCCTAACGAAAGGCGCCGAAAGACTCTGTAGATATTTGAACAAAAGCCGATTTAACATGCGTCACAACTAATAAGCGCAGAATCAAGAGTTGTCATTGATAAACTTACCAATTTTCCAATTCTAGCATAATCCGGTGGAAGCGTAAATGTTACGAATTGTTTATGACTTGGTGAATATGATGAATATGGTGAACCTCTTGGTTTCGGaatatacttctttttttctactatATTCATCAATGAGTCCAACGAGCTGCACTCGTCTTTACTGTCCTCCCTTGTTATGTTCTCTTCCCCATTGATAGATTCTGTAGGACAGAAACTGAGCACCAGCGTTTCACCTTTTCCCACTAGTTTAAACAGAAAGAAACCTCCTGCTTTTTGTCCATTTTCATCACAGAAATTTCTCCAACCCCGGCTGATATAAAAAGTACCAGATGATTCGTCGAACCTCAGATCCAATACCCTTGATCTTTCCCCTCCATCTGTTAAAATAATCTCCCGGTTTTTTCGTGTAAGACCATTTGCGCTTGTAAAATGTAGTGGAAGATACTGCAAGCACCAAATTAACACAAGATTCAGATTAATTTACTTAGAAACCGCTTTGTATATTACGATACTGCAAGCATTTTATGAATTTCCTCACGATTCTTTGTTTAGTTTCATGATAAACCAACTTAAGAATAATGTAGCAAACGTGaacaaacattttctttagttACATGATTCTTCTATATGGGATGATATTGAGGTCAATGCAGGAGTAAAGTAAATACCAGTGTATCTGTCGTTAGATCTAAAGCTGTGATAATGGCCATAAAACATGACTTGTCtgctgatgaagaagaagaaactgcatCTGCTTCTTCACTGTTCGTCTtcgctttcttctctttgggaAGCTCTGTACCAAAAATATCACATATGTTAAAACCTCATATACTGTTACTTGGACTCAGCATTCGAGAGAAGTGATGTTAATACCTTCACTATCACAAACATCTCCATTGTTTGATGAAAAGTCTACTTGATGCAAACGCTTTCTTAACAAACTTTCACCTAACACATGATTGAAACATTGATCTCCAAACACAGAATCAGTATTCAGAACAAAACTTACTTACCATCATTGTGTTCAATCTCATAGTAATTAGGTCCTAAATTAGAAACATGGAACACCAAATTTCCAACATATCTAAAAGCGACAACATCGCCGATACGAAAATCATTAGCCACCACAAACTCTTCCCAGCCGTCAGTGATTCTCCGATCAGACAACTTCACTTCCCAAGATTTGTCTGAAAAGTCCAATTTCAGCTCTGCGACGCTTCTTCCTTCGATATACTCTGAGAAGAAGTCTTCAGGAATCATctacaacaacacaaaaacaacaatgaaacagaagaaaatctttgaataAGCTAATCCGACAGAACAAGAGATAGTTACCAAGTGAGTGTGGAAGCTAGGAACAAGTGTGTGGAAGAATTGCGGATAAATCCTTGAATTCGccattgatgaagaagaacagaaaaaaacaaacaatcccttgaaaattttcttttcacgtaccaaattttgttttgttttctattttgagCACAAATTGGTAAATAAATGCATGCTTGTTGAAATTAACACAGAAAATTGGAATCTCCGATTATCTCTCTGTCTTGCTCCGTTTTCATTTTCCGACCAAATCGTAAAAGATTCCCCATCTCTTGACAGATAAATTGGGCCTGGATATATAACATATGGGCTAGATTTGGGCCAATAAAATCCACAAATTTGGGTATGGTATGCTGAAGACATTCTCAACTTTGCCAGATACAATGGCGTGCACAAAGTACCAAAATGGAACAATATGGATGTCTCAGTAAGCAATATATACCCTAAGAAATTAAGGAACTAAGGGACAAACTACAAACTTACAATAAGCCAACTACAAACTTATACGCCTAGGCCTAATTTTTACATGTCATCTATTtctaattaacatttttgtgtttagTCTCTCGAAAAGAGAACTTAAGTACCGGAGTTGTATCTTGTACATTAACGAACTCCAAAGTAAAAGACTCTCCTAACCTAACGCCATTAGCCTCACAAAAGCTTTTCCAACCATTTCCCAAAGCAAGAGTTCCATCTCTTGACAACAGATATGCCGACCATTCCTGTAGAATTAGGTATTGAACTAACTTGATTTCATTGATGCACAAAACATGTGTATTTATACAAGCGAGTCATTGTATGTG
It encodes the following:
- a CDS encoding B3 domain-containing protein REM13 translates to MANSRIYPQFFHTLVPSFHTHLMIPEDFFSEYIEGRSVAELKLDFSDKSWEVKLSDRRITDGWEEFVVANDFRIGDVVAFRYVGNLVFHVSNLGPNYYEIEHNDGESLLRKRLHQVDFSSNNGDVCDSEELPKEKKAKTNSEEADAVSSSSSADKSCFMAIITALDLTTDTLYLPLHFTSANGLTRKNREIILTDGGERSRVLDLRFDESSGTFYISRGWRNFCDENGQKAGGFFLFKLVGKGETLVLSFCPTESINGEENITREDSKDECSSLDSLMNIVEKKKYIPKPRGSPYSSYSPSHKQFVTFTLPPDYARIGKLSLSAPFVRENGINKPGEICLLDKHGRKWLTSLLLDSKGTMSLGKGWKEFVKANSLETGFTLKLIWEETTPVLSLCSPESNSDREQEEISKAIEKHSLFIDPSNRDKISNNDKEENMSWERKKDHLKSRDSTLSSQKQFVTITITPSSDRLRLPKVFTRENGINKPGRITLLGKDGIKQQTNLLFDKANGAMSLGHGWKDFVKDNGLKTGDSFTLKLIWEDQTPVLSLCPADCSIDREAGGGRSETNQKKSLPIEPSTCKKIRKDVNIKDDNSKEKNDKEESKSVDGERKYLRGTYLTPSSQKHFVTLTITPSSIKKDRLILSPQFARKNNIDKPGMIYLLDTDGTKWLISLQRDKKGTMSLGKGWKEFAEANDFKLGESFTMELVWEDTTPMLSLLRTEFRSSKANEKESISSEHKTRESSPTIKNRIVTPALTPEDVKACKLILPSQFMKKIRTVDKERNHLKGRDLNPSCQKQFVTFTITPTCVGKNRLILSAQFARENNINQPGTIYLLDTDGRKWLTTVKRDKKGTMSLGKGWKEFADTKDLKSGDSFTMELIWEDTNPVLSLLRTKFSSSKSNKEESIFLEPKSRDSSSPTIVNRFVTLALTPEDVTACKLILPSQFMKANGINNKLGKITLLGENGVEWPGYMLSLDGTLALGNGWEGFCEANGVKLGQTFTLEFVNEQDTTTTPVLKFSSVETIYKNVN
- a CDS encoding B3 domain-containing protein REM13 (DNA binding;DNA binding;sequence-specific DNA binding transcription factors; FUNCTIONS IN: DNA binding, sequence-specific DNA binding transcription factor activity; INVOLVED IN: regulation of transcription, DNA-dependent; CONTAINS InterPro DOMAIN/s: Transcriptional factor B3 (InterPro:IPR003340); BEST Arabidopsis thaliana protein match is: transcriptional factor B3 family protein (TAIR:AT2G24680.1); Has 1264 Blast hits to 283 proteins in 17 species: Archae - 0; Bacteria - 0; Metazoa - 2; Fungi - 0; Plants - 1262; Viruses - 0; Other Eukaryotes - 0 (source: NCBI BLink).); translation: MANSRIYPQFFHTLVPSFHTHLMIPEDFFSEYIEGRSVAELKLDFSDKSWEVKLSDRRITDGWEEFVVANDFRIGDVVAFRYVGNLVFHVSNLGPNYYEIEHNDGESLLRKRLHQVDFSSNNGDVCDSEELPKEKKAKTNSEEADAVSSSSSADKSCFMAIITALDLTTDTLYLPLHFTSANGLTRKNREIILTDGGERSRVLDLRFDESSGTFYISRGWRNFCDENGQKAGGFFLFKLVGKGETLVLSFCPTESINGEENITREDSKDECSSLDSLMNIVEKKKYIPKPRGSPYSSYSPSHKQFVTFTLPPDYARIGKLSLSAPFVRENGINKPGEICLLDKHGRKWLTSLLLDSKGTMSLGKGWKEFVKANSLETGFTLKLIWEETTPVLSLCSPESNSDREQEEISKAIEKHSLFIDPSNRDKISNNDKEENMSWERKKDHLKSRDSTLSSQKQFVTITITPSSDRLVSLSNDSCLVVVSLLYFDMRLPKVFTRENGINKPGRITLLGKDGIKQQTNLLFDKANGAMSLGHGWKDFVKDNGLKTGDSFTLKLIWEDQTPVLSLCPADCSIDREAGGGRSETNQKKSLPIEPSTCKKIRKDVNIKDDNSKEKNDKEESKSVDGERKYLRGTYLTPSSQKHFVTLTITPSSIKKDRLILSPQFARKNNIDKPGMIYLLDTDGTKWLISLQRDKKGTMSLGKGWKEFAEANDFKLGESFTMELVWEDTTPMLSLLRTEFRSSKANEKESISSEHKTRESSPTIKNRIVTPALTPEDVKACKLILPSQFMKKIRTVDKERNHLKGRDLNPSCQKQFVTFTITPTCVGKNRLILSAQFARENNINQPGTIYLLDTDGRKWLTTVKRDKKGTMSLGKGWKEFADTKDLKSGDSFTMELIWEDTNPVLSLLRTKFSSSKSNKEESIFLEPKSRDSSSPTIVNRFVTLALTPEDVTACKLILPSQFMKANGINNKLGKITLLGENGVEWPGYMLSLDGTLALGNGWEGFCEANGVKLGQTFTLEFVNEQDTTTTPVLKFSSVETIYKNVN
- a CDS encoding B3 domain-containing protein REM13, which translates into the protein MAIITALDLTTDTLYLPLHFTSANGLTRKNREIILTDGGERSRVLDLRFDESSGTFYISRGWRNFCDENGQKAGGFFLFKLVGKGETLVLSFCPTESINGEENITREDSKDECSSLDSLMNIVEKKKYIPKPRGSPYSSYSPSHKQFVTFTLPPDYARIGKLSLSAPFVRENGINKPGEICLLDKHGRKWLTSLLLDSKGTMSLGKGWKEFVKANSLETGFTLKLIWEETTPVLSLCSPESNSDREQEEISKAIEKHSLFIDPSNRDKISNNDKEENMSWERKKDHLKSRDSTLSSQKQFVTITITPSSDRLRLPKVFTRENGINKPGRITLLGKDGIKQQTNLLFDKANGAMSLGHGWKDFVKDNGLKTDCSIDREAGGGRSETNQKKSLPIEPSTCKKIRKDVNIKDDNSKEKNDKEESKSVDGERKYLRGTYLTPSSQKHFVTLTITPSSIKKDRLILSPQFARKNNIDKPGMIYLLDTDGTKWLISLQRDKKGTMSLGKGWKEFAEANDFKLGESFTMELVWEDTTPMLSLLRTEFRSSKANEKESISSEHKTRESSPTIKNRIVTPALTPEDVKACKLILPSQFMKKIRTVDKERNHLKGRDLNPSCQKQFVTFTITPTCVGKNRLILSAQFARENNINQPGTIYLLDTDGRKWLTTVKRDKKGTMSLGKGWKEFADTKDLKSGDSFTMELIWEDTNPVLSLLRTKFSSSKSNKEESIFLEPKSRDSSSPTIVNRFVTLALTPEDVTACKLILPSQFMKANGINNKLGKITLLGENGVEWPGYMLSLDGTLALGNGWEGFCEANGVKLGQTFTLEFVNEQDTTTTPVLKFSSVETIYKNVN
- a CDS encoding B3 domain-containing protein REM13 codes for the protein MANSRIYPQFFHTLVPSFHTHLMIPEDFFSEYIEGRSVAELKLDFSDKSWEVKLSDRRITDGWEEFVVANDFRIGDVVAFRYVGNLVFHVSNLGPNYYEIEHNDGESLLRKRLHQVDFSSNNGDVCDSEELPKEKKAKTNSEEADAVSSSSSADKSCFMAIITALDLTTDTLYLPLHFTSANGLTRKNREIILTDGGERSRVLDLRFDESSGTFYISRGWRNFCDENGQKAGGFFLFKLVGKGETLVLSFCPTESINGEENITREDSKDECSSLDSLMNIVEKKKYIPKPRGSPYSSYSPSHKQFVTFTLPPDYARIGKLSLSAPFVRENGINKPGEICLLDKHGRKWLTSLLLDSKGTMSLGKGWKEFVKANSLETGFTLKLIWEETTPVLSLCSPESNSDREQEEISKAIEKHSLFIDPSNRDKISNNDKEENMSWERKKDHLKSRDSTLSSQKQFVTITITPSSDRLRLPKVFTRENGINKPGRITLLGKDGIKQQTNLLFDKANGAMSLGHGWKDFVKDNGLKTGDSFTLKLIWEDQTPVLSLCPADCSIDREAGGGRSETNQKKSLPIEPSTCKKIRKDVNIKDDNSKEKNDKEESKSVDGERKYLRGTYLTPSSQKHFVTLTITPSSIKKDRLILSPQFARKNNIDKPGMIYLLDTDGTKWLISLQRDKKGTMSLGKGWKEFAEANDFKLGESFTMELVWEDTTPMLSLLRTEFRSSKANEKESISSEHKTRESSPTIKNRIVTPALTPEDVKACKLILPSQFMKKIRTVDKERNHLKGRDLNPSCQKQFVTFTITPTCVGKNRLILSAQFARENNINQPGTIYLLDTDGRKWLTTVKRDKKGTMSLGKGWKEFADTKDLKSGDSFTMELIWEDTNPVLSLLRTKFSSSKSNKEESIFLEPKSRDSSSPTIVNRFVTLALTPEDVTACKLVTWSNYFLFLLLNYKW